In a genomic window of Thalassotalea piscium:
- a CDS encoding L-threonylcarbamoyladenylate synthase produces the protein MSQYFYVHPENPQGRLMKQAAEMIDQGGVIVYPTESGYALGCHIGDKKALERICSIRDISKTHNFTLVCKDLSELSEYARVDNTIFRLIKNNTPGAYTFIFKGTKEVPKRLLNPKKKTIGIRIPENPIAQALLAALGKPIMSTTLIMPGEERAEFDPEHIRDLLEHQVDLIIDGGYLGEKPTTVIDFSEGSGEIVRVGQGDPTPFD, from the coding sequence ATGAGCCAATATTTTTATGTTCATCCTGAAAACCCACAAGGTCGGCTAATGAAACAAGCTGCAGAGATGATTGATCAGGGTGGTGTTATTGTGTATCCAACAGAATCAGGCTATGCACTAGGTTGCCATATTGGCGATAAAAAAGCGTTAGAGCGTATTTGTAGTATTAGGGATATCAGCAAAACACACAATTTTACTTTAGTGTGCAAAGATTTATCAGAGCTATCAGAATATGCGCGTGTAGATAATACAATATTTAGGTTGATAAAAAATAACACCCCAGGGGCATATACCTTCATTTTTAAAGGTACGAAAGAAGTACCTAAGCGGTTGCTTAACCCTAAAAAGAAAACGATTGGCATACGTATTCCCGAAAACCCTATCGCTCAAGCACTACTAGCAGCATTAGGAAAACCCATTATGTCTACGACATTAATTATGCCTGGCGAAGAAAGAGCTGAATTTGATCCTGAGCATATTCGTGATCTTTTAGAGCATCAAGTGGACTTAATTATTGATGGTGGTTATCTTGGTGAAAAACCCACTACTGTAATTGACTTCTCTGAAGGTAGTGGTGAGATTGTTAGAGTTGGGCAAGGAGATCCAACGCCATTTGACTAA
- a CDS encoding segregation and condensation protein A: protein MQQQQLPLAFIRGEAFINKPQDLFIPPDALEVILETFEGPLDLLLYLIKKQKFDILDLPIAPITTQYMHYVELMKNIKIELAAEYLVMAAILAEIKSRLLLPKLQVEDEEVDPRAELIRRLQEYEIIKKAADSIDLLPRMERDLLSVNTRLPDNLPMRDNDSDVELAELVSALNAVLERTKAYEHHHIAKESLSTRERMSDILAMLTNQQEDNFVAFEQLFNVLEGRNGVVVTFLALLELIKDDLIECIQADNYGRINVRAK, encoded by the coding sequence ATGCAACAACAACAGTTGCCATTGGCTTTTATTCGAGGTGAAGCTTTCATAAATAAACCTCAAGACTTATTTATTCCTCCTGACGCACTGGAGGTTATTTTAGAAACGTTTGAAGGACCGCTAGATTTATTACTTTATCTTATTAAAAAACAAAAGTTTGATATTCTCGATCTTCCTATTGCTCCTATAACCACGCAATATATGCATTATGTTGAACTAATGAAAAACATAAAGATAGAGCTTGCGGCTGAGTATTTAGTGATGGCGGCAATTTTAGCAGAAATTAAATCACGTTTATTATTACCCAAGTTACAAGTTGAAGATGAAGAAGTTGATCCTCGTGCTGAGTTGATTAGACGTTTACAAGAATATGAAATAATTAAAAAAGCCGCTGACAGTATAGATCTTTTACCTAGAATGGAGCGGGACTTATTAAGCGTTAATACTAGGTTACCTGATAACTTACCAATGCGTGACAACGACAGCGACGTAGAACTAGCTGAATTAGTTAGTGCGTTAAATGCCGTATTAGAACGGACGAAAGCTTATGAGCATCATCATATAGCGAAGGAGTCGCTATCAACAAGAGAGCGTATGAGTGATATTTTAGCAATGCTTACTAACCAACAAGAAGATAACTTTGTAGCATTTGAACAATTATTTAACGTTTTAGAAGGACGCAACGGTGTTGTTGTAACTTTCTTAGCATTATTAGAGCTCATCAAAGATGATTTAATTGAATGTATTCAAGCGGATAATTATGGAAGAATTAATGTGCGAGCTAAATAA
- the scpB gene encoding SMC-Scp complex subunit ScpB has translation MTSLSRHKLIQLIEGAIFASSSPLSLIKIKQQLLVDYNVNHQQVIDAIGEIESAYQTRAIHLVEVASGYRFQVVEAIASEIAILFQEKAPKYSRAVLETLALIAYRQPITRGEIEDVRGVSVSSHIIKTLFERDWIKEVGHKEVPGRPALLATTKEFLDYFSLKSLAQLPELMPLSESSINDIKIKGTDIVKEDNTQIRETETSTKRNK, from the coding sequence ATGACAAGTTTAAGTAGGCATAAGTTAATACAATTGATTGAGGGAGCTATTTTTGCTTCGAGCTCTCCTTTGTCTTTAATCAAAATCAAACAACAATTACTGGTTGATTATAATGTTAATCACCAACAAGTTATTGATGCAATTGGAGAAATTGAAAGTGCTTACCAAACTAGGGCTATCCATTTGGTAGAGGTTGCCTCTGGATACCGTTTTCAAGTAGTCGAAGCGATCGCTAGTGAAATTGCAATTTTATTTCAAGAAAAAGCGCCCAAGTATTCGCGAGCAGTTTTGGAAACCTTAGCATTAATTGCCTATCGCCAGCCTATTACACGAGGTGAAATAGAAGATGTTAGAGGTGTTTCAGTAAGTAGTCATATTATTAAAACATTATTTGAACGTGATTGGATAAAGGAAGTCGGTCATAAAGAAGTGCCGGGGCGCCCAGCACTATTAGCAACGACAAAAGAATTTTTAGATTATTTTTCGTTAAAATCATTGGCACAGTTACCAGAACTAATGCCATTATCAGAATCTTCAATAAACGATATTAAAATAAAAGGAACAGATATCGTTAAAGAAGATAATACTCAAATAAGAGAGACAGAAACAAGCACTAAGCGGAATAAATAA
- the rluB gene encoding 23S rRNA pseudouridine(2605) synthase RluB: MSEKLQKVLARAGKGSRREMETIISAGRVSVNGKVAYLGDRVEGSEQIKIDGHSVSLQAKDDEICRVLMYNKPEGEMCTRKDPEGRPTVFDRLPKLDSSRWIAVGRLDINTSGMLLFTTDGELANRLMHPSRKVEREYAVRVFGEVNEAMLQRLRAGVKLEDGPARFQKITYRGGEGRNHWFHVVLSEGRNREVRRLWESQEVQVSRLIRVRYGDMEMKRQLPSGGWTELSLKEVNYYRQLVGLPPEVQSKVKVDEKVMDNAKSRRIRRSVKKHQTRHQQSTRRRRS; the protein is encoded by the coding sequence ATGTCTGAAAAATTGCAAAAAGTATTAGCCCGTGCGGGCAAAGGTTCGCGCCGCGAAATGGAAACGATAATTAGCGCAGGCCGTGTAAGTGTTAATGGTAAAGTTGCTTACTTAGGTGATCGTGTAGAAGGTAGCGAACAAATTAAAATCGATGGCCATTCTGTTAGCTTACAAGCCAAAGACGATGAAATTTGTCGGGTGCTAATGTACAACAAGCCAGAGGGTGAAATGTGTACGCGTAAAGACCCTGAGGGTCGGCCGACAGTATTTGACCGTCTACCAAAACTTGATTCAAGTCGTTGGATCGCTGTTGGTCGTTTAGATATTAATACTTCAGGTATGTTGCTTTTTACTACCGATGGTGAACTTGCTAATCGTTTAATGCATCCTTCACGAAAAGTTGAGCGTGAATATGCGGTGAGAGTGTTTGGTGAAGTTAACGAGGCCATGCTACAACGCTTAAGAGCAGGCGTAAAATTGGAAGATGGCCCAGCGCGCTTTCAAAAAATAACTTACCGTGGTGGTGAAGGCCGTAATCATTGGTTTCATGTAGTGCTGTCGGAAGGACGAAATCGAGAGGTACGTCGCTTATGGGAAAGCCAAGAGGTGCAAGTAAGTCGATTGATCCGTGTACGTTATGGCGATATGGAAATGAAACGCCAATTACCTTCTGGCGGTTGGACAGAGCTTTCATTAAAAGAAGTTAATTATTATCGACAATTGGTGGGGTTACCACCAGAAGTACAAAGCAAAGTTAAAGTTGATGAAAAAGTAATGGATAACGCCAAAAGTCGTCGCATTCGTCGTTCAGTTAAAAAACATCAAACCAGACATCAGCAATCTACTCGCAGACGCCGAAGTTAA
- the rnd gene encoding ribonuclease D, whose product MQKKYINEQNDLVELCHHLKSSDALMIDTEFVRTRTFYPKLGLLQVCNGEYLALIDPLAVDDLSPFWALIADESIEKVVHACSEDLEVFLTHANCRPKNLIDSQIMMSFLGYGLSIGYAAMVEHFLGVSLDKSDSRTDWLKRPLSDSQIVYAQADVDYLYQLYPTLKSQLQLTPWFEAVKQETQMMIERKYTPTDASQLYRNIKMSWRLNAKQLNLLKQLVIWRFEQAQKRDMPIGFIAKDHTLFGLAKVNPKSIEVMGSIEGVELLDVRHKGKAMLAVLNFANKMSEDEYPEPLSRLDEYPGYKQTYKKVKNFIAEIAKANEIAIENLASKKQINQFLTWHFNLPGELINIEQVDLLRNWRKSLFGEQLLAFAKAEFVS is encoded by the coding sequence GTGCAAAAGAAATACATTAATGAACAAAATGATTTAGTGGAGTTATGTCATCATTTAAAAAGTTCTGACGCTTTAATGATTGATACAGAATTTGTCAGGACTCGAACTTTTTATCCAAAATTAGGGTTACTACAAGTTTGTAACGGAGAATACCTTGCATTAATAGATCCATTGGCGGTTGATGACCTGTCGCCTTTTTGGGCATTAATAGCAGATGAATCAATAGAAAAAGTGGTTCATGCTTGCTCCGAAGATTTAGAAGTTTTCTTAACTCATGCTAATTGTCGTCCGAAAAACTTAATTGATAGCCAGATAATGATGTCATTCTTAGGGTATGGTTTATCAATAGGTTACGCTGCCATGGTAGAGCACTTTTTAGGTGTTTCATTAGATAAATCAGATTCTAGAACCGATTGGCTTAAACGGCCATTGTCTGATAGCCAAATTGTTTACGCACAAGCTGATGTCGATTACTTATATCAACTTTATCCTACACTTAAATCACAGCTGCAATTAACACCTTGGTTTGAAGCGGTAAAGCAAGAAACTCAGATGATGATCGAGCGAAAATATACGCCAACGGATGCTAGCCAACTCTATCGCAATATAAAAATGAGTTGGCGATTAAATGCTAAACAGCTAAATTTGCTAAAGCAGCTCGTTATTTGGCGGTTTGAGCAAGCTCAAAAAAGAGATATGCCTATTGGTTTTATTGCCAAGGATCATACGTTATTTGGTCTTGCTAAAGTCAATCCTAAAAGCATAGAGGTTATGGGAAGTATTGAAGGAGTAGAGCTTTTAGATGTGCGCCATAAAGGCAAAGCAATGTTAGCCGTTTTAAATTTTGCAAATAAAATGAGCGAAGATGAATACCCAGAGCCACTTAGCCGTTTAGATGAATATCCTGGTTATAAGCAAACGTACAAAAAAGTAAAGAATTTTATCGCAGAAATAGCAAAAGCGAATGAAATTGCAATTGAAAACTTAGCCTCAAAAAAACAAATAAATCAATTTTTGACTTGGCACTTTAACTTGCCAGGTGAGTTAATTAATATTGAACAGGTAGATCTTTTACGTAATTGGCGAAAGAGCCTATTTGGTGAACAACTTTTAGCGTTTGCAAAAGCTGAGTTTGTTAGCTAA
- a CDS encoding DUF3718 domain-containing protein, whose translation MKKLLLVSTITALTLTSVVSVPQAQAANIAQSVCEYVAADDKRRMRSFLKTNKLKIRNIFDGIQCNGKNLLEFAASAGSIDTGSMIISKLPKSVVSDNLALIQTGSQPLIDAANERVSS comes from the coding sequence ATGAAAAAATTATTACTAGTTTCTACTATCACTGCTTTAACATTAACGTCTGTTGTATCTGTACCTCAGGCACAAGCTGCTAACATCGCCCAAAGCGTATGTGAATATGTAGCTGCTGACGACAAGAGACGCATGCGTTCTTTTTTAAAGACGAATAAATTAAAAATTCGTAATATTTTTGATGGTATTCAGTGTAATGGGAAAAACTTGTTAGAATTTGCCGCATCAGCGGGTTCTATCGATACAGGCTCAATGATAATTAGCAAATTACCAAAGAGTGTTGTGTCTGATAACCTAGCGCTTATTCAGACTGGATCGCAACCATTGATAGACGCAGCTAACGAACGCGTTAGCAGCTAA
- a CDS encoding 3-oxoacid CoA-transferase subunit B — protein MALSREQLAQRVAQELQDGYYVNLGIGIPTLVANYVPKGMEVMLQSENGLLGMGQFPTEEEIDADLINAGKQTVTMATGASIFDSAESFAMIRGGHVDLTVLGAFEVDVNGNIASYMIPGKLIKGMGGAMDLVAGADNIIVTMTHASKHGESKLLKHCTLPLTGKGCIKRVLTDLAFIEIKGGKFHLLERAPGVTVEEIVKLTAGELVIPENVPEMQF, from the coding sequence ATGGCTTTATCAAGAGAGCAATTGGCACAGCGTGTCGCACAAGAATTACAAGATGGTTACTACGTAAACTTAGGAATAGGCATTCCGACCTTAGTGGCAAATTACGTACCTAAAGGTATGGAAGTTATGTTGCAATCAGAAAACGGTTTATTAGGCATGGGACAATTTCCCACAGAAGAAGAAATAGACGCAGATCTCATTAATGCAGGTAAGCAAACTGTTACTATGGCAACAGGCGCTTCAATATTTGACTCTGCAGAGTCTTTTGCAATGATCCGTGGTGGACATGTTGACTTAACCGTATTAGGTGCTTTTGAAGTTGATGTTAATGGTAATATTGCCTCATATATGATCCCTGGCAAGTTAATTAAAGGCATGGGCGGCGCAATGGATTTAGTTGCCGGCGCAGATAATATTATCGTAACCATGACACATGCATCAAAACACGGTGAATCTAAACTATTAAAACACTGTACGTTACCTTTAACTGGTAAAGGGTGTATAAAACGAGTACTTACTGATCTTGCGTTCATTGAAATTAAAGGCGGTAAATTTCATTTACTTGAACGTGCTCCCGGTGTAACGGTTGAAGAAATCGTTAAACTTACTGCGGGTGAGCTTGTCATTCCTGAGAATGTACCCGAAATGCAGTTTTAA
- a CDS encoding CoA transferase subunit A, which yields MAGFDKVVSSYEEAMAGLEDNMTIIAGGFGLCGIPENLIAEIKRKGSKGLTVVSNNCGVDDFGLGVLLPDRQISKIVASYVGENAEFERQMMSGELEVVLTPQGTLAEKMRAGGAGIPAFFTATGYGTPVAEGKEEREFNGRHYILEEAIKGDFAIVKAWKADRYGNLVFRKTARNFNPLAATAGKITVVEVEEIVEPGELDPDHIHTPGIYVDRLIQGTFEKRIEQRTIRQK from the coding sequence ATGGCCGGATTTGACAAAGTAGTGTCAAGCTATGAAGAAGCCATGGCAGGTCTTGAAGATAACATGACCATAATTGCAGGTGGTTTTGGTTTGTGTGGTATCCCTGAAAATTTAATTGCAGAAATCAAACGTAAAGGGTCGAAAGGTCTTACTGTCGTTTCTAATAACTGTGGTGTTGATGATTTTGGTTTAGGTGTGCTTCTACCAGATCGTCAAATCAGTAAAATAGTGGCATCTTATGTCGGTGAAAACGCCGAATTTGAACGCCAAATGATGAGCGGTGAGTTAGAAGTTGTTTTAACACCTCAAGGAACGCTTGCTGAAAAAATGCGTGCTGGCGGTGCAGGCATACCCGCATTTTTTACTGCAACAGGCTATGGTACTCCTGTAGCCGAAGGTAAAGAAGAACGTGAATTTAATGGCCGCCATTACATTCTTGAAGAAGCTATCAAAGGTGATTTTGCCATTGTTAAAGCTTGGAAAGCTGATAGGTACGGTAATTTAGTATTTAGAAAAACAGCTCGTAACTTCAACCCTCTTGCTGCAACTGCTGGAAAAATTACAGTAGTAGAAGTTGAGGAAATAGTTGAACCTGGCGAATTAGATCCTGATCATATCCATACTCCTGGAATCTATGTTGATCGTTTAATTCAAGGCACTTTTGAGAAACGAATTGAGCAGCGCACAATTCGCCAAAAGTAA
- a CDS encoding hydroxymethylglutaryl-CoA lyase has product MRLPKQVKIVEVGPRDGLQNEKTLISADDKLALIEQLANAGVNYIESGSFVSPKWVPQMATSSEVFEKLNRINNVTYAALTPNMKGFEAAMAVNASEVAIFGAASESFSQKNINCSIDESLARFEPIMLAAKKANINVRGYVSCVVGCPYEGHIEPEKVADVAEKLFNMGCYEISLGDTIGVGTAASVKTMIDTVSQRIPIEKLAVHFHDTYGQALTNIYTALQSGIMVVDSAIAGLGGCPYAKGASGNVATEDVLYLLNGLGIKTGINIEKLLEAGWFISDKLDKKPVSKVSNAYRAQILK; this is encoded by the coding sequence ATGCGATTACCAAAGCAAGTGAAAATTGTTGAAGTTGGCCCGCGTGATGGTTTACAAAATGAGAAAACGCTGATCAGCGCTGACGACAAACTAGCATTAATCGAACAACTAGCGAACGCTGGGGTAAATTATATTGAAAGTGGTAGCTTTGTTTCACCTAAATGGGTGCCTCAAATGGCCACATCAAGCGAAGTATTTGAAAAATTAAACCGTATTAACAACGTAACCTACGCGGCATTAACGCCAAATATGAAAGGGTTTGAAGCCGCAATGGCTGTTAATGCGTCTGAGGTGGCAATATTTGGCGCAGCATCTGAAAGCTTTAGCCAAAAAAACATTAATTGTTCAATTGATGAAAGTTTAGCAAGATTTGAACCTATAATGCTTGCTGCCAAAAAAGCAAACATTAACGTAAGAGGCTATGTTTCATGTGTTGTTGGCTGTCCTTACGAAGGTCATATTGAGCCTGAGAAAGTTGCAGATGTCGCTGAAAAGTTATTTAACATGGGGTGCTATGAAATATCGTTAGGCGACACAATTGGCGTTGGCACCGCAGCAAGTGTTAAAACAATGATAGACACTGTTAGCCAGCGTATACCTATTGAGAAACTTGCTGTACATTTTCATGATACTTATGGACAAGCGTTAACTAACATTTACACAGCATTACAATCTGGGATCATGGTAGTCGATAGTGCCATTGCCGGATTAGGCGGCTGTCCGTATGCTAAAGGAGCTTCAGGTAATGTGGCAACTGAAGATGTTCTCTACCTATTAAATGGTTTAGGCATAAAGACAGGTATTAATATAGAAAAACTTCTCGAAGCAGGTTGGTTTATCAGCGATAAACTTGATAAAAAACCCGTTTCAAAAGTATCTAATGCCTATCGAGCACAAATATTAAAATAA
- a CDS encoding acetyl/propionyl/methylcrotonyl-CoA carboxylase subunit alpha has protein sequence MFTKILIANRGEIACRIIKTARKLGILTVAVYSDADANSLHVNMADEAIYLGPSPSRESYLLGDKVIAAAVKTGAQAIHPGYGFLSENADFCRKCEQENIIFIGPPVSAIEAMGSKSAAKNIMEAANVPLVPGYHGDDQSEAVIKKAADDMGYPVLLKATAGGGGKGMRQVWNEADFSEGFAAAKREAKSSFGDDTMLVEKYLTQPRHVEIQVFCDNHDNAVYLFERDCSVQRRHQKVIEEAPAFGMSEALRQQMGESAIKSAKAIGYQGAGTVEFLLDSDGSFYFMEMNTRLQVEHPVTELITGQDLVEWQLRVAANEKLPKSQEQLRIHGHAFEARIYAEDTNNDFLPATGKLSFLQPPTESRHVRVDTGVRQGDEVSVFYDPMIAKLIVWDENRDKALQRLAKALSEYRISGVTTNIDFLYNLATCPAFINENIDTGFIETHHDQIFHSDAQKLAEELPMAALYLVLAEAQKASQAAAKTTDPYSPWNMTNAWRLNEAHIHHLTLSHLDIEYPVVVEQKRQGSDIYYLITVAERTYDCQGRIDGNTLLFSNHGHRSSATIAQDHQHISLYHQHGVFNFIHVKPDCGDNSAQEDQNGLIAPMNGTMVSVLVKTGDIVTKDQPLMIMEAMKMEHTIKAPANGTVDTLFYVEGDMVDGGSELLSFTAEIETEK, from the coding sequence ATGTTTACAAAAATTTTAATCGCCAACCGTGGTGAAATAGCCTGTCGTATTATAAAAACAGCGCGTAAACTCGGTATTTTAACGGTAGCTGTGTATTCAGATGCGGATGCTAATTCACTTCATGTAAATATGGCTGATGAAGCCATTTATCTCGGACCTTCTCCTTCAAGAGAAAGTTATTTATTAGGAGATAAAGTTATTGCTGCCGCAGTAAAAACTGGTGCACAAGCTATTCATCCTGGTTATGGATTTCTCTCTGAAAATGCCGATTTTTGCCGAAAGTGCGAACAAGAAAACATTATCTTTATAGGGCCTCCTGTTTCTGCGATTGAAGCGATGGGCTCAAAGTCTGCAGCAAAGAACATTATGGAAGCTGCAAATGTACCACTGGTTCCTGGTTATCATGGTGATGATCAATCAGAAGCAGTGATCAAAAAAGCTGCTGATGATATGGGGTATCCGGTATTACTCAAAGCAACTGCAGGCGGTGGCGGCAAAGGCATGCGTCAAGTGTGGAATGAAGCTGATTTTAGTGAAGGTTTTGCCGCAGCCAAGCGCGAAGCTAAGTCTTCATTTGGTGATGATACGATGCTTGTTGAAAAGTACTTAACGCAACCTCGCCATGTAGAGATTCAGGTGTTTTGTGATAATCACGATAATGCAGTGTATTTATTTGAACGTGATTGCTCTGTTCAACGTCGTCATCAAAAAGTAATTGAAGAAGCGCCAGCATTTGGTATGAGCGAGGCTTTACGCCAGCAAATGGGTGAGTCTGCAATTAAATCAGCCAAAGCTATTGGTTATCAAGGCGCTGGTACAGTAGAGTTCTTACTTGACAGCGACGGTTCATTTTACTTTATGGAGATGAATACTCGCTTACAAGTAGAGCACCCTGTAACAGAGTTGATAACAGGTCAAGATTTGGTTGAGTGGCAGTTACGTGTTGCTGCAAATGAAAAGCTTCCAAAAAGCCAAGAGCAATTAAGAATTCATGGCCATGCTTTTGAAGCACGTATTTATGCTGAAGACACTAACAATGACTTTTTACCTGCTACAGGAAAGCTTTCGTTTCTACAACCACCAACAGAAAGTCGTCATGTTAGGGTTGATACCGGTGTTAGACAAGGTGACGAAGTTAGCGTTTTCTACGATCCTATGATTGCCAAACTGATCGTCTGGGACGAAAATAGAGATAAGGCTTTACAACGATTAGCCAAAGCATTGTCTGAATATCGAATCAGTGGCGTAACTACAAACATTGATTTTCTATACAATTTGGCAACCTGCCCTGCTTTTATAAATGAAAATATTGACACCGGTTTTATTGAAACACATCACGATCAAATTTTTCATAGCGATGCGCAAAAACTAGCTGAAGAGCTACCAATGGCAGCACTTTACCTTGTACTTGCTGAAGCACAAAAAGCTAGCCAAGCTGCGGCTAAAACCACAGACCCATATTCCCCATGGAATATGACTAATGCTTGGCGCTTGAATGAAGCACATATTCATCATTTAACGCTATCACACCTTGATATTGAATACCCAGTAGTTGTAGAACAGAAAAGACAAGGCAGCGATATCTACTATCTGATAACAGTAGCAGAGAGAACTTATGACTGCCAAGGTAGAATAGACGGTAATACGTTATTGTTTAGTAATCATGGTCACAGAAGCTCTGCCACTATTGCCCAAGATCATCAACATATCAGCCTCTATCATCAGCATGGAGTATTTAATTTTATTCACGTTAAGCCTGATTGTGGTGACAACAGCGCACAAGAAGATCAAAACGGCTTAATTGCGCCAATGAACGGCACTATGGTCAGTGTGTTGGTAAAAACAGGTGATATCGTTACCAAAGATCAGCCTTTAATGATTATGGAAGCGATGAAAATGGAGCACACTATTAAAGCTCCAGCTAACGGCACCGTCGACACTCTCTTTTATGTGGAGGGCGACATGGTAGATGGTGGTAGTGAACTATTATCATTTACAGCAGAAATAGAGACTGAGAAATAA
- a CDS encoding enoyl-CoA hydratase/isomerase family protein, which yields MTTSSIEQSMNTTSDKVLFDVDRYGVATVTLNNPDKHNAFDDEIIAQLTRVFMEIASRNEIKLMILASTGKSFSAGADLAWMKRMASYSLDENLTDANALAHMLKALNFLPQPTIAKIQGAAFGGAVGLAACCDVVIASDKASFCLSEVKLGLIPATISPYVINAIGQKACRRYFITAERFFADKAQQLGLVSEVVPLNELDNTVDSMVTTILNNSPEAVKQAKKLALDIAYQDINEALISLTSERIASIRVSSEGQEGLTAFFEKRPANWLISEKNSDSVTDQKG from the coding sequence ATGACTACATCATCTATAGAACAAAGTATGAACACTACATCTGATAAAGTTTTATTTGATGTAGACCGCTACGGAGTTGCAACAGTTACATTAAATAACCCAGATAAACACAACGCTTTTGACGATGAAATTATCGCTCAACTTACGCGTGTTTTTATGGAAATTGCCAGTCGCAATGAAATTAAACTTATGATCCTAGCTTCTACAGGAAAGAGTTTTAGTGCTGGTGCTGATTTAGCATGGATGAAACGCATGGCAAGTTATTCACTAGATGAAAATTTAACCGATGCCAACGCACTTGCTCATATGCTTAAAGCCTTAAACTTTTTACCACAGCCAACCATAGCAAAAATTCAAGGTGCCGCTTTTGGTGGTGCCGTGGGTTTAGCAGCGTGTTGCGATGTAGTTATTGCTAGTGACAAAGCAAGCTTTTGCTTAAGTGAAGTAAAACTAGGCTTAATCCCTGCAACAATCAGCCCTTATGTTATTAACGCCATAGGACAAAAAGCATGCCGTAGATACTTTATTACCGCTGAACGTTTTTTTGCTGATAAAGCACAACAACTAGGCTTAGTTAGCGAAGTTGTACCATTAAACGAATTAGATAATACAGTAGACTCTATGGTAACAACTATTTTAAACAACAGCCCGGAAGCTGTTAAGCAAGCTAAAAAGCTTGCGTTAGATATTGCTTATCAAGACATTAATGAAGCACTAATAAGCCTAACAAGTGAACGAATAGCAAGCATTAGAGTTTCATCGGAAGGTCAAGAAGGTTTAACTGCATTTTTTGAAAAGCGTCCAGCTAATTGGCTAATCTCAGAAAAAAATTCTGACTCAGTCACCGACCAGAAAGGATAA